From a region of the Alosa sapidissima isolate fAloSap1 chromosome 9, fAloSap1.pri, whole genome shotgun sequence genome:
- the LOC121718326 gene encoding uncharacterized protein LOC121718326: MGVMCCQCHQCKDSDPEPNELLKEVDNLVQQAEDRDELQKLQQFISMPQEAVPSASQPSASHPSTSQQPVKWVKRDSDGNIIYARPRSSRKQRVNPADVDTLGEVHQIIDEPVRQDKDTLIEKLRCLLADAGITTDPPASPSPSSSSSWTHRKQVASEHWSRAREDMTANLLAAERPPCQPCQVCRHTKAVVRCRDCLAQLLCGGCDQAVHNSHPLHNREAMFEGFFKPLSPVVGVTRKDDRYCYVSYGMYENRVSCWTWQDGHCDRNEWKTPTGPTFT, from the exons ATGGGGGTCATGTGCTGCCAGTGCCACCAGTGTAAGGACTCTGACCCTGAGCCGAACGAGCTCTTGAAGGAGGTCGACAATCTTGTCCAGCAGGCTGAAGATAGGGATGAACTCCAAAAGCTCCAGCAGTTCATCAGCATGCCACAGGAGGCAGTACCATCCGCCAGCCAGCCATCCGCCAGCCACCCATCCACCAGCCAGCAACCTGTGAAGTGGGTGAAGAGGGACAGCGATGGGAACATTATTTATGCAAGGCCAAGGTCATCCCGAAAACAGAGAG TAAACCCAGCTGATGTGGACACCTTGGGTGAAGTTCATCAAATTATTGATGAGCCAGTGAGACAGGACAAAG ACACCTTAATTGAAAAGCTGAGGTGCCTCCTGGCTGATGCTGGCATAACGACAGATCCGCCAGCATCACCatctccatcatcatcatcatcatggacaCATCGGAAGCAGGTGGCCAGTGAGCACTGGAGCAGGGCGAGGGAGGACATGACGGCCAACCTTCTGGCAGCTGAAAGACCCCCCTGCCAACCTTGTCAGGTTTGCCGGCACACAAAGGCTGTGGTACGCTGCAGGGACTGCCTTGCTCAGCTTCTATGTGGAGGCTGTGACCAGGCAGTACATAACAGCCATCCCTTGCACAACAGAGAGGCCATGTTTGAGGGGTTTTTCAAACCTCTAAGTCCCGTTGTAGGAGTAACCCGCAAGGATGACCGCTACTGTTATGTTAGTTATGGTATGTATGAAAACAGGGTGTCTTGCTGGACCTGGCAAGATGGTCATTGTGATAGGAATGAATG GAAGACACCAACTGGCCCTACCTTCACTTAG
- the LOC121718259 gene encoding NACHT, LRR and PYD domains-containing protein 12-like isoform X2 encodes MTYKLDQKKNIQHPVISSPINHTMTTNLEEVLRNTLDNLTGAEFKRFKHYLRDQGRVAWGKLEKADTDDAVDLMVEVYGTDAGSITLTILRKMNHHQLTEDLERDLERYYDEAHAATRKKSSLIQKLQEELKNKFSILHQESGNYSLQDTYIEVHIEERHMTEENRTGPSSEAKQIELGDIFADTFATRVLTLGAAGVGKTVAVQKFVMDWAERKTNQDIDFVFLLPFRVLNLKRRKSYSLLDLLLVFYPKLEDLRNLPEFSESKMLFVFDSLNESQLQLDFDGCICDPYEKSSVDILISSLIKGTLQPSALIWVTTRPAAASLIPCEYFNMKTEVRGFNDPQKIEFLQKSIRNPEKANRVIEFVNNKRSLHVMCQIPLFCHIVANVLEEILENQSKEEPPKTLTETYASFSVLQIKNLKNKSALEKGQLLIKLGKLAFRHLEKGTLMFYEKDLKVCDLDVKSGAFDAGVFTEILKMESGITGENTFSFVHLSVQEFLAALYVLHESGHGENPLLKTVSEKISWSSTPSRSHLYEFAVEKALQSKIGQLDLFLCFLLGLAPMLEPEIQPPLDVVLPQLATREVSTEKTVQYIKEKIKEDVSLEQLIKLFHCLNELGDSSLAEEIIGHINSVEEKNLTPAQCSALAYLLLISAEDLEEFDLKKYLRSETGLHRMLSVVKVSRRVWLNRCCLSKASCELLASVLQGIASHVRELDMSDNDLQDEGVELLCVGLREPQCKLETLRLNRCHLSKASCEMMASVLQRTPSHFKELDLSENDLGDEGIDLLCVGLWDPHCKLETLRLSLCVITHKGCSLLAAALKSNPSYLKHLDLSCNHPGESGVRELTERLNDPNCKLETFKYDHGGEFRSKPGIRKYACELTLDPNTAARDLSFSEDNRRVTHVTELQPYPDHPDRFDSCSQVLCGEGLSGRCYWEAEWSGNYVSIGVTYKNKGWVGTCVGDNDKSWTVRFSGRFVSMFSHNCITRVSTSHDGYIHSARHNNEETKILNTPPCYKRVGVFLDWPAGTLSFYSVSSDTLTHLHTFRSTFTEPLYPGFRCDESTVRLCQIT; translated from the exons ATGACTTACAAACTTGATCAAAAGAAAAATATACAG CATCCAGTTATTAGCAGTCCGATAAACCATACAATGACCACAAACCTGGAAGAAGTCCTGAGGAACACTCTGGACAACCTCACAGGAGCAGAGTTTAAGAGGTTTAAGCACTACCTGCGGGACCAGGGCAGAGTCGCATGGGGAAAGCTGGAGAAGGCCGACACAGACGACGCTGTGGACTTGATGGTGGAGGTGTACGGCACGGACGCAGGGAGCATCACGCTGACCATCTTGCGGAAGATGAACCACCATCAGTTGACAGAGGACTTGGAGAGAGATCTAGAGAGAT ATTATGATGAAGCACATGCAGCAACAAGGAAGAAATCATCACTAATACAAAAACTTCAGGAAGAACTGAAAAACAAGTTTTCTATCTTACATCAAGAGTCTGGGAATTACAGTTTACAAGATACTTATATTGAGGTTCATATTGAAGAAAGACATATGACAGAAGAAAATAGAACAGGACCAAGCTCTGAAGCTAAGCAAATTGAGTTGGGGGACATATTTGCAGACACATTTGCCACAAGAGTTTTGACATTGGGAGCTGCTGGTGTAGGGAAAACTGTTGCAGTGCAGAAGTTTGTCATGGACTGGGCtgagagaaaaacaaatcaagacatagattttgtttttcttcttccaTTCCGAGTGCTGAACTTGAAGAGAAGAAAAAGCTACAGCCTTCTTGATCTTCTTCTTGTGTTCTACCCTAAACTCGAAGATTTGAGAAACCTCCCTGAATTCAGTGAAAGCAAGATGCTTTTTGTCTTTGACAGTCTCAACGAAAGCCAACTCCAGCTAGACTTTGATGGGTGTATTTGTGACCCTTATGAGAAGTCTTCCGTGGACATCCTCATCTCGAGTCTCATCAAAGGTACCCTCCAACCTTCTGCACTCATCTGGGTCACAACCAGACCAGCAGCTGCCAGTCTGATCCCATGTGAGTACTTCAACATGAAGACAGAGGTGCGTGGATTCAATGACCCCCAGAAAATTGAGTTCCTCCAGAAGAGTATCAGGAATCCAGAAAAGGCCAACAGAGTCATTGAATTTGTCAACAACAAAAGAAGCCTTCATGTCATGTGTCAGATACCACTATTCTGCCACATTGTAGCCAACGTGCTGGAAGAGATACTGGAAAATCAGAGCAAAGAGGAGCCACCAAAAACTTTGACTGAAACATATGCATCATTCAGTGTTCTTCAGATAAAAAACCTGAAGAACAAGAGTGCACTGGAAAAAGGACAGCTCCTTATTAAACTTGGGAAACTGGCATTTAGACATCTGGAGAAAGGCACCCTGATGTTTTATGAGAAAGATTTGAAAGTGTGTGATCTTGATGTGAAATCTGGAGCTTTTGATGCTGGAGTGTTCACAGAGATCTTGAAAATGGAAAGTGGCATAACTGGAGAGAACACCTTTAGCTTTGTGCACCTCAGTGTACAAGAATTCCTTGCTGCTCTTTATGTTCTTCATGAAAGTGGTCATGGGGAAAATCCTCTTCTCAAGACTGTGAGTGAGAAGATCAGCTGGTCGTCCACACCATCAAGGTCTCACCTTTATGAGTTTGCTGTGGAAAAGGCCCTGCAGAGCAAGATTGGACAATTGGACCTATTCCTGTGCTTCCTTCTTGGCCTGGCTCCAATGTTGGAGCCTGAAATCCAGCCCCCACTGGATGTAGTGCTGCCACAGTTAGCTACCAGAGAAGTAAGCACTGAGAAAACAGTTCAATACATCAAGGAGAAGATCAAAGAGGACGTCTCACTAGAACAGCTCATTAAACTCTTCCACTGTTTAAATGAGCTTGGGGACAGTTCACTGGCGGAGGAGATCATCGG GCACATAAACTCAGTAGAGGAGAAGAACCTGACTCCAGCCCAGTGCTCAGCTCTGGCCTACCTGCTGCTGATATCAGCTGAAGACTTGGAGGAGTTTGATCTGAAGAAATACCTTAGATCAGAAACAGGGCTCCACAGAATGCTCTCTGTAGTCAAAGTTTCTAGGAGAGTTTG GCTAAATCGGTGTTGCCTATCTAAAGCAAGCTGTGAACTATTGGCATCAGTTCTGCAAGGGATAGCATCTCATGTCAGAGAACTGGATATGAGTGACAATGACCTGCAGGATGAAGGAGTGGAGCTGCTCTGTGTGGGACTAAGAGAACCACAATGCAAGCTGGAGACACTGAG GCTAAATCGATGTCACCTCTCTAAAGCAAGTTGTGAAATGATGGCTTCAGTGCTGCAAAGGACTCCTTCCCATTTCAAAGAACTGGACTTGAGTGAGAATGACCTGGGGGATGAAGGAATAGACCTGCTCTGTGTTGGACTGTGGGATCCACATTGCAAGCTGGAAACACTGAG GTTGTCTCTTTGTGTGATCACACACAAAGGCTGTTCTCTCTTGGCCGCTGCCCTCAAATCAAACCCTTCCTACCTGAAACATCTGGACCTCAGCTGCAATCACCCAGGAGAGTCAGGTGTCAGAGAGCTCACAGAAAGGCTGAATGATCCCAATTGTAAACTAGAGACTTTCAA GTATGACCACGGAGGAGAGTTTAGGAGTAAACCAGGAATAAGAAAAT ATGCCTGTGAGCTCACACTGGACCCAAACACGGCTGCCAGAGATCTTTCCTTCTCTGAGGATAACAGAAGGGTGACACATGTGACAGAGTTACAGCCATATCCTGACCACCCAGACAGATTTGACTCCTGCTCTCAGGTGCTGTGTGGAGAGGGTTTGTCTGGACGCTGCTATTGGGAGGCTGAGTGGAGTGGTAATTATGTTTCGATAGGAGTGACATACAAAAACAAGGGTTGGGTTGGAACCTGCGTTGGAGATAATGACAAGTCTTGGACTGTGCGTTTCTCTGGGAGATTTGTTAGCATGTTTTCACATAATTGTATTACTAGGGTTAGCACTTCACACGATGGTTACATTCACTCTGCCCGCCACAATAATGAAGAGACTAAGATACTTAATACACCCCCCTGCTACAAAAGAGTAGGAGTGTTCCTGGACTGGCCCGCAGGTACCCTGTCCTTCTACAGCGTCTCCTCCGACACGCTCACTCACCTGCACACATTCCGCTCCACATTCACTGAGCCCCTCTATCCTGGGTTCAGGTGTGATGAGTCCACAGTGCGCTTGTGTCAGATCACATGA
- the LOC121718259 gene encoding NACHT, LRR and PYD domains-containing protein 12-like isoform X1, translated as MTYKLDQKKNIQHPVISSPINHTMTTNLEEVLRNTLDNLTGAEFKRFKHYLRDQGRVAWGKLEKADTDDAVDLMVEVYGTDAGSITLTILRKMNHHQLTEDLERDLERYYDEAHAATRKKSSLIQKLQEELKNKFSILHQESGNYSLQDTYIEVHIEERHMTEENRTGPSSEAKQIELGDIFADTFATRVLTLGAAGVGKTVAVQKFVMDWAERKTNQDIDFVFLLPFRVLNLKRRKSYSLLDLLLVFYPKLEDLRNLPEFSESKMLFVFDSLNESQLQLDFDGCICDPYEKSSVDILISSLIKGTLQPSALIWVTTRPAAASLIPCEYFNMKTEVRGFNDPQKIEFLQKSIRNPEKANRVIEFVNNKRSLHVMCQIPLFCHIVANVLEEILENQSKEEPPKTLTETYASFSVLQIKNLKNKSALEKGQLLIKLGKLAFRHLEKGTLMFYEKDLKVCDLDVKSGAFDAGVFTEILKMESGITGENTFSFVHLSVQEFLAALYVLHESGHGENPLLKTVSEKISWSSTPSRSHLYEFAVEKALQSKIGQLDLFLCFLLGLAPMLEPEIQPPLDVVLPQLATREVSTEKTVQYIKEKIKEDVSLEQLIKLFHCLNELGDSSLAEEIIGHINSVEEKNLTPAQCSALAYLLLISAEDLEEFDLKKYLRSETGLHRMLSVVKVSRRVWLNRCCLSKASCELLASVLQGIASHVRELDMSDNDLQDEGVELLCVGLREPQCKLETLRLNRCHLSHESCELFESVLRESTSHLRELDMSDNDLQDEGVELLCVGLREPQCKLETLRLNRCHLSKASCEMMASVLQRTPSHFKELDLSENDLGDEGIDLLCVGLWDPHCKLETLRLSLCVITHKGCSLLAAALKSNPSYLKHLDLSCNHPGESGVRELTERLNDPNCKLETFKYDHGGEFRSKPGIRKYACELTLDPNTAARDLSFSEDNRRVTHVTELQPYPDHPDRFDSCSQVLCGEGLSGRCYWEAEWSGNYVSIGVTYKNKGWVGTCVGDNDKSWTVRFSGRFVSMFSHNCITRVSTSHDGYIHSARHNNEETKILNTPPCYKRVGVFLDWPAGTLSFYSVSSDTLTHLHTFRSTFTEPLYPGFRCDESTVRLCQIT; from the exons ATGACTTACAAACTTGATCAAAAGAAAAATATACAG CATCCAGTTATTAGCAGTCCGATAAACCATACAATGACCACAAACCTGGAAGAAGTCCTGAGGAACACTCTGGACAACCTCACAGGAGCAGAGTTTAAGAGGTTTAAGCACTACCTGCGGGACCAGGGCAGAGTCGCATGGGGAAAGCTGGAGAAGGCCGACACAGACGACGCTGTGGACTTGATGGTGGAGGTGTACGGCACGGACGCAGGGAGCATCACGCTGACCATCTTGCGGAAGATGAACCACCATCAGTTGACAGAGGACTTGGAGAGAGATCTAGAGAGAT ATTATGATGAAGCACATGCAGCAACAAGGAAGAAATCATCACTAATACAAAAACTTCAGGAAGAACTGAAAAACAAGTTTTCTATCTTACATCAAGAGTCTGGGAATTACAGTTTACAAGATACTTATATTGAGGTTCATATTGAAGAAAGACATATGACAGAAGAAAATAGAACAGGACCAAGCTCTGAAGCTAAGCAAATTGAGTTGGGGGACATATTTGCAGACACATTTGCCACAAGAGTTTTGACATTGGGAGCTGCTGGTGTAGGGAAAACTGTTGCAGTGCAGAAGTTTGTCATGGACTGGGCtgagagaaaaacaaatcaagacatagattttgtttttcttcttccaTTCCGAGTGCTGAACTTGAAGAGAAGAAAAAGCTACAGCCTTCTTGATCTTCTTCTTGTGTTCTACCCTAAACTCGAAGATTTGAGAAACCTCCCTGAATTCAGTGAAAGCAAGATGCTTTTTGTCTTTGACAGTCTCAACGAAAGCCAACTCCAGCTAGACTTTGATGGGTGTATTTGTGACCCTTATGAGAAGTCTTCCGTGGACATCCTCATCTCGAGTCTCATCAAAGGTACCCTCCAACCTTCTGCACTCATCTGGGTCACAACCAGACCAGCAGCTGCCAGTCTGATCCCATGTGAGTACTTCAACATGAAGACAGAGGTGCGTGGATTCAATGACCCCCAGAAAATTGAGTTCCTCCAGAAGAGTATCAGGAATCCAGAAAAGGCCAACAGAGTCATTGAATTTGTCAACAACAAAAGAAGCCTTCATGTCATGTGTCAGATACCACTATTCTGCCACATTGTAGCCAACGTGCTGGAAGAGATACTGGAAAATCAGAGCAAAGAGGAGCCACCAAAAACTTTGACTGAAACATATGCATCATTCAGTGTTCTTCAGATAAAAAACCTGAAGAACAAGAGTGCACTGGAAAAAGGACAGCTCCTTATTAAACTTGGGAAACTGGCATTTAGACATCTGGAGAAAGGCACCCTGATGTTTTATGAGAAAGATTTGAAAGTGTGTGATCTTGATGTGAAATCTGGAGCTTTTGATGCTGGAGTGTTCACAGAGATCTTGAAAATGGAAAGTGGCATAACTGGAGAGAACACCTTTAGCTTTGTGCACCTCAGTGTACAAGAATTCCTTGCTGCTCTTTATGTTCTTCATGAAAGTGGTCATGGGGAAAATCCTCTTCTCAAGACTGTGAGTGAGAAGATCAGCTGGTCGTCCACACCATCAAGGTCTCACCTTTATGAGTTTGCTGTGGAAAAGGCCCTGCAGAGCAAGATTGGACAATTGGACCTATTCCTGTGCTTCCTTCTTGGCCTGGCTCCAATGTTGGAGCCTGAAATCCAGCCCCCACTGGATGTAGTGCTGCCACAGTTAGCTACCAGAGAAGTAAGCACTGAGAAAACAGTTCAATACATCAAGGAGAAGATCAAAGAGGACGTCTCACTAGAACAGCTCATTAAACTCTTCCACTGTTTAAATGAGCTTGGGGACAGTTCACTGGCGGAGGAGATCATCGG GCACATAAACTCAGTAGAGGAGAAGAACCTGACTCCAGCCCAGTGCTCAGCTCTGGCCTACCTGCTGCTGATATCAGCTGAAGACTTGGAGGAGTTTGATCTGAAGAAATACCTTAGATCAGAAACAGGGCTCCACAGAATGCTCTCTGTAGTCAAAGTTTCTAGGAGAGTTTG GCTAAATCGGTGTTGCCTATCTAAAGCAAGCTGTGAACTATTGGCATCAGTTCTGCAAGGGATAGCATCTCATGTCAGAGAACTGGATATGAGTGACAATGACCTGCAGGATGAAGGAGTGGAGCTGCTCTGTGTGGGACTAAGAGAACCACAATGCAAGCTGGAGACACTGAG gctaaaccGTTGTCACCTCTCTCATGAGAGCTGTGAACTGTTTGAGTCTGTTCTGCGAGAATCGACATCCCATCTAAGAGAACTGGACATGAGTGACAATGACCTGCAGGATGAAGGAGTGGAGCTGCTCTGTGTGGGACTAAGAGAACCACAATGCAAGCTGGAGACACTGAG GCTAAATCGATGTCACCTCTCTAAAGCAAGTTGTGAAATGATGGCTTCAGTGCTGCAAAGGACTCCTTCCCATTTCAAAGAACTGGACTTGAGTGAGAATGACCTGGGGGATGAAGGAATAGACCTGCTCTGTGTTGGACTGTGGGATCCACATTGCAAGCTGGAAACACTGAG GTTGTCTCTTTGTGTGATCACACACAAAGGCTGTTCTCTCTTGGCCGCTGCCCTCAAATCAAACCCTTCCTACCTGAAACATCTGGACCTCAGCTGCAATCACCCAGGAGAGTCAGGTGTCAGAGAGCTCACAGAAAGGCTGAATGATCCCAATTGTAAACTAGAGACTTTCAA GTATGACCACGGAGGAGAGTTTAGGAGTAAACCAGGAATAAGAAAAT ATGCCTGTGAGCTCACACTGGACCCAAACACGGCTGCCAGAGATCTTTCCTTCTCTGAGGATAACAGAAGGGTGACACATGTGACAGAGTTACAGCCATATCCTGACCACCCAGACAGATTTGACTCCTGCTCTCAGGTGCTGTGTGGAGAGGGTTTGTCTGGACGCTGCTATTGGGAGGCTGAGTGGAGTGGTAATTATGTTTCGATAGGAGTGACATACAAAAACAAGGGTTGGGTTGGAACCTGCGTTGGAGATAATGACAAGTCTTGGACTGTGCGTTTCTCTGGGAGATTTGTTAGCATGTTTTCACATAATTGTATTACTAGGGTTAGCACTTCACACGATGGTTACATTCACTCTGCCCGCCACAATAATGAAGAGACTAAGATACTTAATACACCCCCCTGCTACAAAAGAGTAGGAGTGTTCCTGGACTGGCCCGCAGGTACCCTGTCCTTCTACAGCGTCTCCTCCGACACGCTCACTCACCTGCACACATTCCGCTCCACATTCACTGAGCCCCTCTATCCTGGGTTCAGGTGTGATGAGTCCACAGTGCGCTTGTGTCAGATCACATGA